The Stigmatella ashevillena genomic sequence CCGTGGCCTTGGGCAATGCCCGGGCCTACGACGAAGAGCGCAAGCGGGCCGAGCAGCTCGCGGAGCTAGACCGCGCCAAGACGGCCTTCTTCAGCAACGTCTCCCATGAGTTTCGCACGCCGCTGACCTTGATGCTGGGGCCGCTGGAGGACGTGCTGGCCTCGGGCACGCTGCCGGAAGCCGCAGCGCGGGAGCTGGACGTCGTCCACCGCAACGCCACGCGGCTGCTGCGCCTGGTCAACACGTTGCTGGACTTCAGCCGCCTAGAGTCGGGCCGCCTGGAGGCGAGCTTCGAGCCGACGGACCTGGCCGCGTACACCGCCGAGCTGGCCAGCAGCTTCCGCTCGGTGGCGGAGCGGGCGGGGCTCACGTTGACGGTGGACTGTCCTCCGCTCCCGGAGCCGCTCTACGTGGACCGGGAGATGTGGGAGAAGATTGTCCTCAACCTCCTGTCCAATGCCTTCAAGTTCACCCTCCAAGGCACCATCACCGTTCGCATGCGGGCGAAGGCCGGGCAGGTTCGGCTGGAGGTCCTCGACACCGGGACGGGCATCCCCCCAGAGGAGCTGCCCCACCTCTTCGAGCGATTCTACCGGGTGAGGGGCGCCCAAGGCCGGACCCACGAGGGAACGGGGATTGGCCTCGCGCTCGTGCAGGACCTGGTGCGGCTGCACGGTGGAGAGGTTCGCGTGGAGAGCGTGGAGGGCCGGGGGGCCTGCTTCACCGTGGTTCTTCCCGAGGGCCGTGGGCACCTGGCGCCAGAGCAGGTTCGCGTTCCCCGGCACCTGGCCTCCACGGCCACGGGTGGGGGCGCCTTCCTGGCGGAGGCCCAGGGGTGGCTGAAGGACTCTTCCCAGGAGGTGCCGCGCCAGACGCCCCACCTGCCGTCAGGCGCGGGCCCGGAGCCGGGGCGTCTCCTGGGCCGCCTCCTCCTGGCGGATGACAATGCCGACATGCGCGACTACGTCCGGCGTGTCCTGTCCTCCTCCTTCGAGGTGGAGGCGGTGGCGGACGGGCAGGCCGCGCTGGAGGCGGCGCGGGCGCGCGTGCCGGACCTCCTCCTCACCGATGTGATGATGCCGCGACTGGATGGCTTCGGCCTGCTGCGGGAACTGCGCAAGGACCCCCTCACGCGCACCGTGCCGGTGGTGATGCTGTCGGCCCGCGCGGGCGAGGAGTCCGCCGTCGAAGGGCTGGAGGCCGGCGCGGATGACTACCTGGTGAAGCCCTTCAGCGCCCGGGAACTGGTGGCCCGGGTCCGCTCCTCGCTGGAGCTGTCGCGCATGCGCCGGGAGTCCAGCCTCCAAGAGGCGCGCGCGGAGGCGCTCAAGCGCGCCGTCCAGGTGCGCGATGAGTTCCTGTCCGTTGCCAGCCATGAGCTGAAGACGCCCTTGATGGCCTTCCGGCTGCAAATGGAACTCATCGAGCGCAACCTGAGTCCGGAGAGCCGCCTGCACTTGGCCTCGCGCCTCTCCTCCGCGGGCCGCCAGGTGCAGCGCCTGAACACCTTGGTGGAGACCTTGCTGGATGCGTCCCAGCTCTCCATGGGCAGGCTGATGCTGCACCTGGAAGAGGTGGACCTGGCGGAGGTGGTGGGGGAGACGGTGGAACAGCTGCGCGGCTCACTGGAGCGGGCGGGCTGCTCCCTGACGCTGGAGATGGAGCGGCCGCTGGTGGGCCGGTATGACCGGGTCCGGTTCGAGCAGGTGGTGATGAACCTGCTCGACAACGCGCTCAAGTACGGCGAGGGCAAGCCCCTCCGGGTGCGCGCCTGGAAGGATCAGGGCGTCTCGCGGCTGACGGTGGCGGACCAGGGGATGGGAATCTCCCCGGAGGACCAGGCCCGTATCTTCGAGCGGTTCGAGCGCGCGGTGTCTGGCCGCCAGTACGGAGGGCTCGGACTGGGACTGTGGATTGCCCGTCAGGTGGTGGAGGCCCATGGGGGCCACATCCAGGTGGACAGCACCCCCGGACAGGGCACCACGTTCACCGTTCAGATTCCCCAGGGTGGGTGAAGGCCGGGCGGCCCTCCGGGGCCGTCTGGCTCTTCGCGGGGACGGGCCGGGGCGTGGGCACCTTCCGGGTGATGAGCATGACCGCCCCGAGGATGGCGACCATGGCCACCAGCGTGTAGGGGCCCGGCGTTTCTCCGGCCAGGAGCCACCCCAGCAGCACCGCCACCATGGGGTTGACGTAGGCATAGCTGGTGGCGAGCGCGGGCCGAGCGTGCTTCAGCAGGTAGCCGTAGGCGCTGAAGGCGATGAGCGAGCCGAAACCCACCAGGTAGAAAAAGGCGAACAGGGCCCGAGGGGTGGGCAGGGCCGTCATCCGCTCGCCCAGGAGCGTGCTCAAGCCCAGCAGCATGACGCCCGCGCACAGCATCTGCGTGGCGGTGGCCATCAGCCCTGGGGCCATGTGGGGCTGGCGCTTGCTCCAGATGGAGCCGAAGGCCCACGAGATGGGGGCCAGCACGAGGCCCGCGAAGGGCAACCAATGCGTGCCCAGGTCTCCACCCCGGTTGAGGACGGCGATGCCGAAGAAGCCCAGGGCCAGCCCCCACCGCTCCAAGGTGCCCGGCCACTGCCCGTCGGCGAGGCCTCCGAAGAGCGCCGCCCACAGCGGCATGCTGCCCACCACCAGCGCGGCCACCCCCGAGGGCACCCATTGCTGGGCGATGGCGACGCCCCCGTTGCCGATGACGAGCAGCAACAGGCCGGTGAAGGCTCCGGCGGCCCATTGACGCCCCGTGGGCGCGCCAAAACCCTTCAAGCGCAGCAGCGTGTAGAGCAGGACGCCGGCCAGGATGAAGCGCGTGCCGCCCAGCATCAGCGGGGGGAAGCCCCCCATGAGGGCGAAGCGCATTCCCAGGTACGTCGAGCCCCAGATGACGTACAGGGCGAACAGACAGAAGAAGAGCCACTCCCGGCGGGGCGCGGGGGAGACGGACTCCGTGGACAATGAAGAGGCAGCCGAAGGGACGGAGGACAAGGCGCGACGTTGTAACGCGTCCCCTGGGGGGGCGCGATGTGCGCAAGCGTCCTGAAGTCCCACCCTCAGAGCGGGTAGACGTGCGTTCCCGACAGCCGGCACATCTCGAAGATGACGTCCATGCGCTCGAAGAGGGTCTCGGGGCGCAGCAGCACCTGGGCTTCCAGCCGGCCCACGCTCAGCAGGTCCACCTCCCCCTCGTCCACGGCATGGTAGACGGCGTAGTTGGCCCGTACCAGCACGCGCCCCGTGCTGCCCTGCTCCACCTGGACGTTGGTATAGAGGTGGCGGCAGGCGTACGGCACCGTGGCCTGCACCCGGTACAGGGACTTCACGCGCTCCTCCATGACGGCGCGGGAGGTGCAGTGCAGGAGCGCCACGGGGACGCCCTGAAGGAAGTTCTCCCGGGGGATGAGCCGGTAGTGGCCGTCTTCGGTGAAGCAGCGCGGCCAGTGCGCCAGGGGCCCGTCGTCCAGGCTGGTGGCATACCGGTACAGCAAGGAGGCTGCGGCCTGGTGTGTTTCGAGGGGGTCATCGTACATGGTCCGCCATCACAGGCTGTTCTGCCGCCCCGCTTCAAGGGTGGAAGGCTTTCTGACGGGCGGGGAGCACCCCCAAGAGCCATTGCTTGACTGCCTGGTGGCGGGGCCGGGATTGAACCGCTCCGAAGACCTTCTTACACTTCGGGTCCTCGTCGTCCTTGCGGCCCTCCTGGCCGACGGGCGGATCGTGGCAGTTCGGGACTGTGAGCCGGGATGTCGGAAGAGATAGGCGATCGCGAAAAGGAAGTCCTCCGGGCCGTCGTGCAGGAGTACATCACCACGGGCGGACCGGTGGGCAGCCATCAGCTCAGCCGCAAGCCGGGGTTTGATGTCTCTTCGGCCACGCTGCGCAACGTGCTGGCGGACCTCGAGGAGCTGGGCTTCCTGGAGAAGCCCCACACCTCGGCGGGGCGGGTGCCCACGGACCAGGGGTACCGCTTCTACGTGGACACCTTGGTACGGCTCAAGGAGCCGGCTCCCAGAGACCGGGAGTTCATCCACGCGGGGCTCGGCCAGGAGAAGAACGTCGGGGAGATGCTCTCCGAGGCCAGCCGGGTGCTGCACTCCCTCACCCGGCACGCCAGCGTCGTCATCACCCCCCGCCCGGATGCCTCGGTGTTTCAACGCATCGAGTTCGTCCGGCTGCGCGAGGACCGGGTGCTGGCGGTGCTCGTGGGCAACGGCGGGCAGGTGCAGAACAAGGTCATCACCGTCGATTTCCCCATCACCTCGGACGAGCTGCTCAAGGCCTCCAACTTCCTGTCGGAGTTGCTGCGCGAGGTGCCCCTGGAAGAGGCCCGTGAGCGCATCCGCCAGGAGATGGACCAGGAGCAGGCGCTCTACAACGTGCTGACCTCCAAGGCGCTCAAGCTGGGCGCGGCGGCCACGGACCTGCAGACGCCCGAGTCCGAGCGCGTGCGCATCGAGGGCACCAACTCCTTCCTGGAGCAGCCCGAGTTCGCCGACGTGGAGCGCATGCGCGCGCTCTTCAAGATGCTGGACGAGAAGCACAAGCTGCTTCAGCTGCTCGACCGCGTCCAGCGGGCCCGGGAGATGCAGATCTTCATCGGCGCCGAGAGCGAATTCTCCGCCGCCGGGGATCTCACCGTCATCGCCAGCCCCTACGGCAGCCGCGAGCAGGTGCTCGGCTCGGTGGGGGTGATCGGGCCCACGCGGATGAACTACCAGCGCGTCATCCCCTTGGTGAACTTCACCGCCCAGGTGCTCTCGCGGGTGCTGGGGCAGGACTAGCCGCCGGAACTTCCTCCACCGGGAGGCACAAGGCCCCCCGGTGGAGCGCTGCACATGCCTACTGGCGCTGCCACACCCGGACGTAGTCGACCTTCATGTACATCGGGAAGTCGGCCGGGTTGGGCTCCAGGTAGCCGGTGAAGATGCCGCTCAGGGCCAGGTTCAGGATGATGTGGAACGGCTTCTGGAACTCCTCCTTGTTGCCGGCGGTGATGTCCACGGTGTGAACCGGCGAGGGATTGGTTTCCCGGTCCACGTACCAGCGGATCTGCGTGGGCTCCCACTCGATGCTGTACAGGTGGAACTGGGTGACGTTGCCCACATTGATGTTGCTGGGCTGCTCGTTGTTCTGGCCATCGCCCCAGGGGAACAGCCCGGTGCGCGAGTCCCAGAACACGTTCTGGAAGGTGCGCGTCTCGGTGTTCTTGTGCTCCATGATGTCGATCTCTCCGCAGCTCGACCAGTTGGAGGCCATGGTGTCGTAGCGGTCCGCCGCGGGGGTGTAGGTGGTCGTCACGGTGTCATCGCACGCGGTGCCCATCATCCAGAACGCAGGCCAGGTGCCCACGGCGCTGGGCATGGCGATGCGGGCCTCGACGCGGCCGTACTTCCAGGACTTCTTGCCCTTGGTCGTGATGCGGCCGGAGAACTGGAACCAGTCCCGGTTCTGGAGCCGCGTGGCGGTCTTGTTGTAGTCGGCGCGGATGACGAGGTTGCCGTCCTGCACGTACGTGTTCGACGGCCGGTACCACTCCCACTCGCCGTTGCCCCAGCCCGAGAAGCTCTGGTTGCCCGGGTTGAAGCCGTTGCCCGCGTGGTAGTTCCAGTTGGCGGAGTTGGGCTGCCCATTGGTGCTGAAGGTGTCTTCCCAGACCACGGCCCAGCCGCCCGTGGGGGGCGGCGTGGTGCCCCCGCCCATCGTGAACTGTGCCCACGCCGTGTCCGAGGCGCCGCCGCTGGTGTTGCCAATGGTGAAGAAGTAGCGCACGGCCGCGCCGCTCGGCACGCCCGTGACGGTGTAGAGGTTGTTGTTGCCGCTGCGCGTCATCCGGAAGTTGAGCTGGCTACCGCCGTTGATCTGGTAGTGCAGGTCGGCCCAGGGCGCGTCGTTGACATAGAACTGGATGCTGCTGCTGGAGGGCAGGGTATAGCCCGACGTGGCCGCCGAGGCCCCCGTCGCGAACAGCAGACAGAGGGCCAGGGCAATCCCTTGGGCCGTCAAAAGCCGTTGGCTCCTGACTTGGAGTGCTTTGCTACCACGCATGGAAAACTCCTCAGATGAAGCGGTGGAGCGCGAGCTGGAAACACAGACAGCCGGTCCGTGACTCAGCTCCCGTGCAACATCCGCTTTTTGGATTTTGGCTTGGAGTACAGCAAGAGCTACTGTTGCATGTTTTAAGGCTTTGGTCACGTTTTAAACGAAACCGAGAAGACGTCTGCGAATGACCCGGTGTGTCATGGGCAGGCGTTAGCCTTCGCCGCGTTTCACCTGCTCCCAGGCCGCCAGCACATAGGCCCGCTCGGCCTGGCTCAGGGGCGGCCTCCAGGCAGAGGCCACCCCCGAGGGGGTGTGTTTCAGACCCAGGCCAATCTCCTCGACGAGGCTGGCTTGCTGCTCGGGGTTGAGCTCCAGGAAGGACTGGCCCCGCGCGAAGCCCTGACGCCAGGCGTAGGCCCCGCTGCGCGAGCCTGTGCGGAGCGTGGCGAGGAGCTGGGCCAGCAGCGCGCGATGGACGAAGCTTCCGCCGCTGTTCTGGTTCTGCCAGACGTGGGCGGCCTCGTGGATGAACGTCTCCCGGCACGCCTCGGTGAGCGTCCCGTCCGGATGAAACAGGGCGCCGCCCCAGGCACAGGGCAGGTAGAGGGTGTTGCCCACCACGTGCGGGGCCAGGCGGGCCCAGTCTGTGGCGCCGCCCCGCTTGAGACGCACCACCGTGCAGTCGAGGGCGTCCCCGAAGATGCGCGCCAGCAATTGGCGCTCGGCGGGGTGGAGGGGGCGTGAAGGGGGTTCCAAGAAACCCAGGGTGAGCACGGCGTTGGCGGTGCCTTGGAGGGCGCGGATGAAGATGTCCACGGCGCCCCCCGTCAGCCGGAGGCCTGTCTTCCAGAGGCTGTGCCCGAGCTGTCTTCCGGCGCCGCGCCACTGGCCCCGGGCGGCCATCCGCAGGGAGTCCGTCATTCCCCGGGCGAGGCCCAGCGGTGCTTCAACGAGGGTTCGGAGCACATCCCGGAGGATGCCCGTGGCTGCGTCCACGAGTGTCAGGGTGGCATCCAGGAGCCGCGTGCCGAGCGCCCGCGCGGGCTGGCCCAGCGGCCCCAGG encodes the following:
- the hrcA gene encoding heat-inducible transcriptional repressor HrcA, giving the protein MSEEIGDREKEVLRAVVQEYITTGGPVGSHQLSRKPGFDVSSATLRNVLADLEELGFLEKPHTSAGRVPTDQGYRFYVDTLVRLKEPAPRDREFIHAGLGQEKNVGEMLSEASRVLHSLTRHASVVITPRPDASVFQRIEFVRLREDRVLAVLVGNGGQVQNKVITVDFPITSDELLKASNFLSELLREVPLEEARERIRQEMDQEQALYNVLTSKALKLGAAATDLQTPESERVRIEGTNSFLEQPEFADVERMRALFKMLDEKHKLLQLLDRVQRAREMQIFIGAESEFSAAGDLTVIASPYGSREQVLGSVGVIGPTRMNYQRVIPLVNFTAQVLSRVLGQD
- a CDS encoding aromatic-ring-hydroxylating dioxygenase subunit beta; this translates as MYDDPLETHQAAASLLYRYATSLDDGPLAHWPRCFTEDGHYRLIPRENFLQGVPVALLHCTSRAVMEERVKSLYRVQATVPYACRHLYTNVQVEQGSTGRVLVRANYAVYHAVDEGEVDLLSVGRLEAQVLLRPETLFERMDVIFEMCRLSGTHVYPL
- the yedA gene encoding drug/metabolite exporter YedA, which produces MSTESVSPAPRREWLFFCLFALYVIWGSTYLGMRFALMGGFPPLMLGGTRFILAGVLLYTLLRLKGFGAPTGRQWAAGAFTGLLLLVIGNGGVAIAQQWVPSGVAALVVGSMPLWAALFGGLADGQWPGTLERWGLALGFFGIAVLNRGGDLGTHWLPFAGLVLAPISWAFGSIWSKRQPHMAPGLMATATQMLCAGVMLLGLSTLLGERMTALPTPRALFAFFYLVGFGSLIAFSAYGYLLKHARPALATSYAYVNPMVAVLLGWLLAGETPGPYTLVAMVAILGAVMLITRKVPTPRPVPAKSQTAPEGRPAFTHPGESER
- a CDS encoding glycoside hydrolase family 16 protein, with translation MRGSKALQVRSQRLLTAQGIALALCLLFATGASAATSGYTLPSSSSIQFYVNDAPWADLHYQINGGSQLNFRMTRSGNNNLYTVTGVPSGAAVRYFFTIGNTSGGASDTAWAQFTMGGGTTPPPTGGWAVVWEDTFSTNGQPNSANWNYHAGNGFNPGNQSFSGWGNGEWEWYRPSNTYVQDGNLVIRADYNKTATRLQNRDWFQFSGRITTKGKKSWKYGRVEARIAMPSAVGTWPAFWMMGTACDDTVTTTYTPAADRYDTMASNWSSCGEIDIMEHKNTETRTFQNVFWDSRTGLFPWGDGQNNEQPSNINVGNVTQFHLYSIEWEPTQIRWYVDRETNPSPVHTVDITAGNKEEFQKPFHIILNLALSGIFTGYLEPNPADFPMYMKVDYVRVWQRQ
- a CDS encoding ATP-binding protein, with product MSVVKAAVFPGPSEMHARVSAHDWPETSLGPPGSWPPSLRAVIRTLLSSSYPMVLTWGPRFAQFYNDAYSKLIGNKHPAALGEDIRVTMAESWDTLGPMIQKVMATGIANWTPALMLLMERGGYREEAYFSVSHAPAEDDTGAIAGMLAVCSEVTQQVIGDRRLRLLRDLSAKAGEGRGVQKASQEVLAALSASPLDVPFALLYLRAEEGSPVTCAGAVGVAWEAATRPWPLEQSLAGETVRVDDVAQHLPLPGGPWGDPVRSALLMPIASSGQGAPLGVLAVGVSPNRALDEGYASFYELLASQVSVALGNARAYDEERKRAEQLAELDRAKTAFFSNVSHEFRTPLTLMLGPLEDVLASGTLPEAAARELDVVHRNATRLLRLVNTLLDFSRLESGRLEASFEPTDLAAYTAELASSFRSVAERAGLTLTVDCPPLPEPLYVDREMWEKIVLNLLSNAFKFTLQGTITVRMRAKAGQVRLEVLDTGTGIPPEELPHLFERFYRVRGAQGRTHEGTGIGLALVQDLVRLHGGEVRVESVEGRGACFTVVLPEGRGHLAPEQVRVPRHLASTATGGGAFLAEAQGWLKDSSQEVPRQTPHLPSGAGPEPGRLLGRLLLADDNADMRDYVRRVLSSSFEVEAVADGQAALEAARARVPDLLLTDVMMPRLDGFGLLRELRKDPLTRTVPVVMLSARAGEESAVEGLEAGADDYLVKPFSARELVARVRSSLELSRMRRESSLQEARAEALKRAVQVRDEFLSVASHELKTPLMAFRLQMELIERNLSPESRLHLASRLSSAGRQVQRLNTLVETLLDASQLSMGRLMLHLEEVDLAEVVGETVEQLRGSLERAGCSLTLEMERPLVGRYDRVRFEQVVMNLLDNALKYGEGKPLRVRAWKDQGVSRLTVADQGMGISPEDQARIFERFERAVSGRQYGGLGLGLWIARQVVEAHGGHIQVDSTPGQGTTFTVQIPQGG